Sequence from the Fundulus heteroclitus isolate FHET01 chromosome 7, MU-UCD_Fhet_4.1, whole genome shotgun sequence genome:
ttcctatattaatatTACCTTTATTAGTAAAATTCATATATCAGGATTTCCCTACTGATAATTTGAATCCCCAGTCATATgaccatttttctattttattaactgCTCTCTTTATGGGGAGTGCTggcttagtggttagagcagcgtgcttgcagTCAGAGTACCCGGTTCGATGCCCAGTGCCTGCAcactgggtccctgagcaagacccttaaccccagaatgcttccagggcgccgcacagtggcagcccactgctcccctaggggatgggttaaaagcagagaaaccacatttcgttgcttgtacttgtgacagtgctaTGACAGTAaaattgaattctattctattatatTACCTACAATATGCGAGACATTCCCTACCCTCATTCATATGgctccatcatctgcatatagggctgatttaatgcattcatctagatttaaaaatatatcaataATCATAATGTTAAATAGTACGTGACTTATTACACTCCCTTGTGGAGAGTCGTTTTCTACTTTAAAACCTCTTGAATATTCATCCCCAACATTAACTCTTATTTTCCTATCTGTAAAGAAAATTGCTATCCAATTGTACATTCTTCCACCTATTCCCATATTTTCCAACTTTATCAGTAAACCTTCCATCCATATTGAGTTGTACGCTTTTTCTGTGTCAAGGAATACTGCTATTATCAATTCTCTCACTTTTGGTCCTTTGGTCCTATATCATTACTAATTCTCACCAGTGCATCCATTGTTGACCTAGCTGTTCTGAATCCACATTGATAGCTGCTGAATAGCTGCCTCTGCTCTAATATAAACCCCAATCTATTTACTAAGATTTTCTCAATCCATTTTCACAAGTATGATGTTAATGCTATTGGTCTGTAATTGTATGGGTCTGGTGAGACTTTCCCTGGCTTATTAAATGGGAGAATTGTTGCCATTTTCCATTTATTTGTAACTACACCTTCTCTccagattttattaaaaagttgtaactttaatattaatgttgctTCAGCCTTCTGAACATTGCATAACAGATTATCATCTCCTGGAGCTGCTCTGCGacctcagcaggacaaaaacaaaaccaagcgCCGAGCTTCACCTAGTGGTCGGAGGCATGTACGCAACATACATCACAGGAGCCTTCACACTCCAGTCCGGGAGGTgaatttttaataatgcaccaggttaTTAAAGGAAAGGTTAGTGTCCAAATGTATTTTCCCTTTTAGATtaataaagtactttttaattgaactgaatagatATATTGCTGTAGATATCTCTGGTGTCCTCGGTTTTCTACCCTGGACCTGCTTGGGTATTCTGCCCCACACCATGTTTGTGAAAATATTAGCTCAACATTCAGGAAGAGggtttggtccttacagccGCCATTAGCCaccattactttattaatttgcagttaaatgttaatataataCTAGTATCAGTATGTTTCATAACTACACAGTTATGAAATTCAGCAGAAAAAATTGTTTAATACCAGCAATCCAATTTGAGATTGGATCgaatcaaatttaatcaaaaagaATCACTTCCAATTCTTGAGAATCTGAATCAAATCAATTCCCAGCCCTATTTGGGAGCCAACATGTTTAAATGCATGCATACAGATTTATCAGGAACATCCAATTGTTCACTTCTACTCTGTCACCGTAAAGCTCGGCTAACCGTCCTGAAAAAGTGATGTTTAGAAACAGTCCTGTAACTGTCAGAACAAGAAGTCAAAGTTTCCAGAACatgataacaaataaataaatcactaaatataacatttttagaAACAAGTCATACTGTAATtgcaacaaacacaaacagggcTGTCCAGTATTTTGAGACTTCTGTACAATATGTTCCATTATACAACCATAATGAAGAAAATAGCAAAATAGTTGATTATGTGAAGATGCAGCAAGAACAACACTAATGCAGATTCAATTTTGAGTGGACCGTAAATGAATAAAAGCACAGCTCCAAGTTAGACTTTGCCTAAACTAAACAGCCTCTTCAGATGTTTAgaaatttctttcattttgagCCCGTATATGAAAGGATTAAGTAAAGGATGATAGAGAAACAACTGCAGTGTCATTATAAAGCGTGCAGTTTTTGGAAAATCAGACTCCACTCGAGCTATGGCTATGTCATATACACACAAATAAGAAAAGCTAATTAAAACCAACAATTGTGGTAAGCAAGTCTCAGCAGCCTTtctcttaaatgttttacagCTCTGATAAGCCATTACAAATATCTTTGTATATGTGAAAACTGTAAAGAGCATTGGAAGCACTGCAACATCTAATAAAATAGCAAGCCCAATTATAGTTGCTGCTCTTGATCTCACACAGTGAACTGTGTAAATAGTATTATTGCAAAATATTCCTTTCAAATTATGGTTACATATCTTAGCTTTCGCATTCAGTACTGCTTGCACAGCAAGATGACATGGAGGGATTGCCCAAGCAAACACCAGGAGATATTTCACTGTAGTTTTTCTCATGATAGTTTGGTATCTGAGAGGTTTACATATTGACACGTATCTGTCGAAGGCCATGACTGCTATCAGCAAGAATTCTGAACCTCCTacagaataaaatgcaaaattttGAAATACACAACCTGAATATGTTATGACCTGTTTTTTAGAGAGGCAGTCAATCAAAAGCTTTGGGTAAAAAGTAGTGCTGTAAATAACACAGTTAAACAGTAATGCTGCAATGAAGATGTACATCGGCTCATGGAGGTTTTTGTGGATCCAGATCAGGTACACAATAGTAGCATTACTACAGATTATTAAGATATACACTGAAAACATAACAGTGAAATacaaatatctgtatttttccATTTCAACATACCCGCTCAGAGTTATGTATGTACCATTCAAATAATCATCCATGAATGTTCAAGAAAACAGTGTAACACTCTTTTTCCTGTGTTTAAACTATGTACATATTACTCTCTACACAGTTTACAAACCCAATGGTTTGAGTCACTggaaagttgttgttttattggatGGCATTCCCCTCCAATGAGCTCACCTCTGGAGGCCTCTGGTACGTCAGATTTACTTGATAGCATTACGTATTCACAACAAATAGTATAGGGCAAGATGTACAAAATAATTCACgattgaaataaatgtacaaaattCCTTTAAACTCTTTACAGGCCTTTCTACACATGTTTACAGTTATTCACTATGCTGTTATATAGCATTGCTTTTTAACTTATTACCTAGGGTTAGTGTGATAATCATGTTCCAGCCTAAGCACGAAAAAGCATATAATTCAGAAAAACACAAGTTCAAGGTCTTTTCATGAATCAAAAACCTCTCAAAATCAATAGTGGAGAGAGAAATGAccggctgagatctcgcgagagctgtgcgtaagtataAATGGCAGTATACTCATAATAACAATCCGATCTACCCAGTTAAGGACAAGCCAATAATTTAAAGTGAAACACTGTAACGTTTAAATATCAACAACTGTTTCATACTGGACGAGGAGACCTTCACCAGCCTTGAGAGCTACCTGGATGAGTGTTTTGACAGAATCATAATGGGGAAACACACCACTTCATTGAGATTCATGAGCAGGTCAAGGACGGAGTCCAACAATGTCTAAACAAAAatttacaccaaaaaaaaaaaaaacagacagggtGAACTAAGGCTCTGGGGGCGTCCTGGAGGACGACCCCAACGTGACAAAGTCAGACGGACGTCCCAAATGCAG
This genomic interval carries:
- the LOC105940254 gene encoding olfactory receptor 13C2-like, with translation MDDYLNGTYITLSGYVEMEKYRYLYFTVMFSVYILIICSNATIVYLIWIHKNLHEPMYIFIAALLFNCVIYSTTFYPKLLIDCLSKKQVITYSGCVFQNFAFYSVGGSEFLLIAVMAFDRYVSICKPLRYQTIMRKTTVKYLLVFAWAIPPCHLAVQAVLNAKAKICNHNLKGIFCNNTIYTVHCVRSRAATIIGLAILLDVAVLPMLFTVFTYTKIFVMAYQSCKTFKRKAAETCLPQLLVLISFSYLCVYDIAIARVESDFPKTARFIMTLQLFLYHPLLNPFIYGLKMKEISKHLKRLFSLGKV